From Cannabis sativa cultivar Pink pepper isolate KNU-18-1 chromosome 8, ASM2916894v1, whole genome shotgun sequence, a single genomic window includes:
- the LOC115698738 gene encoding KH domain-containing protein HEN4, with product MAGQRNSYGKRSHSDYSDNGGNKRRNPGEDREQFVIDSEDTVYRYLCPVKKIGSIIGRGGEIVKQLRLDTKSKIRIGETVPGSEERVVTVYSTSDESNSSEDNGNNICPAQDALFRVHERVVAEELHGDDDMEGGHQVTCRLLVPSDQIGCVIGKGGQIVQNIRSETGAQIRILKDEHLPPCALNSDELIQISGDSLVVKKALYRIASRLHDNPSRSQHLLTSAVPNVYPSGGSLMGPNTGAPLVGLAPLMGPYGGYKGDAGDWSRSLYSAPRDEASSKEFSIRLVCPTGNIGGVIGKGGTIINQIRQESGAGVKVDSSATEGDDCLITVSAKEFFEDSYSPTIEAAVRLQPRCSEKVERDSGIVSFTTRLLVPTSRIGCLIGKGGAIVTEMRRATKANIRILAKDNLPKIASDEDEMVQIAGDLDVAKEALIHVITRLRANLFDREGAVSTFLPVLPYIPMSADGSDGLNYESRDSKRHGRGHSYSGGYGGSSDLASSDGYGSYGGSQIGGGGGGSGGGAYGAYGSYSSGRPGSSGLSSQNPVSRRRNYGY from the exons ATGGCGGGTCAGAGGAATAGTTATGGAAAGCGTTCTCATTCTGATTATTCTGATAATGGAGGAAATAAAAGGAGAAATCCTGGTGAAGATAGAGAACAGTTTGTCATAGATTCTGAAGATACTGTTTATCGTTATTTATGCCCTGTTAAGAAGATAGGAAGCATAATAGGGCGAGGTGGGGAGATTGTGAAGCAGCTGAGGTTGGACACAAAATCAAAGATTAGGATTGGAGAGACTGTACCTGGAAGTGAAGAGCGTGTTGTCACTGTTTATAGTACCAGTGATGAGAGTAATTCATCTGAAGACAATGGTAATAATATTTGCCCTGCTCAAGATGCTCTCTTTAGGGTTCATGAAAGGGTTGTTGCTGAAGAATTGCATGGTGATGATGACATGGAAGGTGGTCATCAGGTTACTTGTCGTCTTCTTGTACCGTCTGACCAGATTGGTTGTGTTATTGGGAAGGGAGGGCAGATAGTACAGAACATTCGTAGTGAGACTGGAGCTCAGATTCGTATTCTTAAGGATGAACATCTTCCTCCTTGTGCCTTGAATTCTGATGAGCTTATACAG ATATCTGGTGATTCTCTAGTTGTCAAGAAAGCTCTCTATCGAATTGCTTCTCGCCTCCATGATAACCCATCCAGATCCCAGCATTTACTTACATCTGCCGTGCCTAATGTGTATCCTTCTGGTGGTTCACTCATGGGTCCAAATACTGGTGCTCCCCTTGTGGGATTAGCTCCATTGATGGGTCCCTATGGAGGATACAAAGGTGATGCTGGAGACTGGTCACGTTCCTTGTACTCAGCTCCAAGGGATGAAGCATCTTCGAAAGAGTTCTCTATCCGCTTGGTATGTCCGACTGGAAATATTGGAGGTGTGATTGGAAAGGGTGGCACTATAATTAATCAGATCAGACAGGAATCTGGAGCAGGAGTCAAAGTTGATAGTTCCGCTACTGAAGGCGACGATTGTTTAATAACAGTTTCAGCAAAGGAG TTCTTTGAGGATTCATACTCTCCAACTATAGAAGCAGCAGTACGCCTGCAGCCCAGATGTAGTGAGAAGGTTGAGAGAGATTCAGGAATTGTCTCATTCACGACCCGTCTACTTGTTCCAACATCAAGAATTGGCTGCCTTATTGGTAAAGGGGGAGCCATCGTAACTGAAATGAGGAGGGCTACTAAAGCTAATATTCGTATATTGGCAAAGGATAATCTTCCAAAAATTGCATCCGATGAGGATGAGATGGTGCAG ATTGCTGGTGATCTTGACGTAGCTAAGGAAGCTCTTATACATGTAATTACCCGATTGAGAGCTAATCTTTTTGATAGAGAGGGTGCAGTATCTACTTTCCTTCCAGTTCTACCGTATATTCCTATGTCCGCAGATGGTTCAGATGGTTTAAATTATGAAAGTAGAGACAGTAAAAGACATGGACGTGGTCATTCTTATTCTGGTGGTTATGGTGGCTCAAGTGATTTGGCATCTTCTGACGGCTATGGAAGTTATGGTGGTTCCCAG attggtggtggtggtggtggtagcGGTGGCGGCGCTTATGGTGCTTATGGGTCTTATTCCTCAGGACGACCTGGTAGTTCTGG GTTATCTAGCCAGAACCCCGTTTCTCGACGGAGAAACTATGGTTACTAG
- the LOC115699999 gene encoding polypyrimidine tract-binding protein homolog 1 isoform X4 produces MLFTCLELLSCSSYPFLRSRIYVQVFSAFGFVHKIATFEKAAGFQALIQFSDAETASSARNALDGRSIPRYLLPEHVGSCHLRISYSAHTDLNIKFQSHRSRDYTNPYLPVNPTAIEGISQPAVGPDGKKKEPESNVLLASIENMQYAVTVDVINTVFSAFGTVQKIAIFEKNGQTQALVQYPDISTAAVAREALEGHCIYDGGYCLQ; encoded by the exons ATGTTATTCACTTG TTTGGAATTATTATCATGTTCGTCATACCCCTTTCTAAGGTCACGCATTTATGTACAG GTGTTCTCTGCTTTTGGATTTGTGCACAAGATTGCCACTTTTGAAAAGGCTGCAGGTTTTCAG GCATTGATTCAGTTCAGTGATGCGGAGACTGCATCTTCCGCAAGGAATGCGTTGGATGGAAGGAGCATACCGAG GTATCTCCTTCCTGAGCATGTTGGTTCATGCCACTTACGCATTTCATATTCCGCCCACACTGatctaaatataaaatttcagtCTCATCGTAGCAG GGATTATACGAATCCGTACCTTCCTGTGAATCCTACTGCTATTGAGGGTATTTCTCAG CCTGCTGTTGGTCCTGACGGAAAAAAGAAAGAGCCAGAGAGTAATGTGCTTCTTGCTTCAATAGAGAACATGCAGTATGCTGTTACTGTTGATGTTATTAACACA GTGTTTTCTGCATTTGGTACAGTCCAGAAAATTGCAATATTCGAAAAGAATGGTCAAACACAGGCATTGGTCCAGTACCCTG ATATCAGTACCGCAGCAGTTGCCAGAGAAGCTTTAGAAGGACATTGCATTTATGATGGTGGCTATT GCTTACAGTGA
- the LOC115700716 gene encoding pentatricopeptide repeat-containing protein At5g15280, mitochondrial has product MRPRATIFGPLFNPTPQLLSSSLSLHKPQLGSLSYIFLNFLSKLRFSTTPSSLLESSSQSSPTHIDYPSLSSFTGIAQSVISRCSHFVENDNTKSFNSDSPKELLREISDIVPEYTRRFRRVSELKAEDVLQLLLGFQFECGKVGIGASKVEALRELFKWANEQSKDFEHLPQSWEVMARLLVQVGLLKEVKVLLLSVERQGISMDCHEIFSNMIEGYACRGELENAISVYDRMKQLGFAPSLLCYCILLDHLVRIKKTHIALGVCLDMVEMGIDWNEMVKTTLDNVIRLLCVDGNIQEARNLVKKVMACGYKVSDSSINDIVFGYCEKRDFDDVLSFFFEIKCSPDILAGNRAIHSLCSYYDTEMAEQFMHELKSFGFVPDEITLGILIGWSCHERNLKNSFVYLAEIFARGLQPHLCTYNALIGGLFLKGMWKHARDVFDEMVERGTTPDLSTFRILLAGYCKARKFDEVKRTICGMEKCGIVDNISLEGKLSKAFSVLGFDPLAVSLKRDSGVGLSKTEFFDNLGNGLYLDTDIDEYDRRVTGILEDGLVLDLNSLVEKDCNHGNLKGALALADEMAHWGQELSLSVFSVLLKRLCLSRYHIKVYTNILEKNLKMVNLLDQETRNLLVQVYYCKRGWRFNGKIVWDSMLHGHLKLHNETYTAIITGVCKMGNVRDLHGWWDIAREERWVPRLEECKSLLECLCSKGMLNEALELFENMMVSFPHMRLDVCHLFIEKLSFARLTRVVHILIEELNKRGCVMDHLAYSHLIRGVCKEGKVSEALEILECMLAKNLAPCLDVAVILIPELCKASRHMKAIALKEVMSSKDSSSLLFLNNALIQGLCMTCKVEEAASVFREMGLKGIPSDAETYNIMVQGHCKVKNFRKIEELLGVIIRKRFDLSATTYRNLVRLMCMEGEVSCALKLKELMLGQSKTPYLVIYNILIFSLFFSGNSLFVNEVVDDLQKKTLQLDEVSYNFLVYGFYQCKDLANASQYLCTMLSKEIKPNNRSLRAAITALCNGGELVKALELSREMEVRGWLHDSIIQNAIVEGLLSHGMVKEAETFLDRLMEKCLIPDGINYDNLIKCFCSYGRLSKAINLLNIMLKKSSNLPSSTSYDSVISSCCSSNFLNKALDFHAEMLDKGLNPSINTQNIIVHHLCEDGRTLEAEGILISMAHANETPTREMFSSVINRYRFENNHRKVSELVRVMQHSGYEPDFKTHWSLITNLRNSFDKNTNKSSQGFLSRLLSESGFTRKN; this is encoded by the coding sequence ATGAGACCCAGAGCCACCATTTTTGGACCTCTCTTCAATCCGACACCCCAACTTCTCTCTTCATCTCTCTCACTCCACAAACCCCAGCTCGGTTCGCTTTCCTATATCTTCTTAAATTTTCTTAGTAAGCTTCGGTTCTCGACAACCCCATCATCGCTTTTGGAGTCTTCATCACAATCAAGCCCAACCCACATAGATTACCCATCACTTTCTTCTTTCACTGGCATTGCTCAATCTGTCATATCTAGATGTTCCCATTTTGTAGAGAATGACAATACCAAAAGCTTTAATAGCGATTCTCCAAAAGAACTTCTTCGGGAGATTTCGGATATCGTTCCTGAATACACGCGTAGATTTCGTCGAGTTTCTGAGCTCAAAGCCGAAGATGTGCTTCAATTATTACTGGGGTTTCAATTTGAGTGTGGGAAAGTTGGAATTGGAGCTAGCAAGGTTGAAGCTTTACGGGAATTGTTCAAGTGGGCTAATGAACAAAGTAAGGATTTTGAGCATCTTCCTCAGTCATGGGAGGTCATGGCTCGATTGCTTGTCCAAGTGGGGTTGCTTAAAGAAGTTAAAGTCTTGCTCTTATCAGTGGAGAGACAAGGAATTTCTATGGATTGTCATGAAATTTTCAGTAATATGATTGAAGGGTATGCTTGTAGAGGTGAATTAGAGAATGCTATTTCTGTATATGATAGAATGAAGCAACTTGGTTTTGCTCCTTCATTGTTGTGTTATTGTATTCTTCTTGATCATTTGGTTAGAATAAAGAAAACCCACATTGCTTTGGGAGTTTGTTTAGATATGGTTGAGATGGGTATTGATTGGAATGAGATGGTGAAAACAACTCTTGATAATGTCATTAGATTACTTTGTGTAGATGGAAATATTCAAGAGGCAAGAAATCTTGTCAAGAAGGTAATGGCTTGTGGATACAAGGTTAGTGACTCTTCTATTAATGATATTGTTTTTGGGTATTGTGAGAAGAGGGACTTTGATGATGTGCTAAGTTTCTTTTTTGAGATAAAATGTTCACCTGATATTCTAGCTGGGAATAGAGCTATACATTCTTTGTGTAGTTATTATGATACAGAAATGGCTGAACAATTTATGCATGAGTTGAAGAGTTTTGGTTTTGTTCCTGATGAGATAACCCTTGGTATCTTAATTGGTTGGAGTTGCCATGAAAGGAATCTAAAGAATTCCTTTGTTTATCTTGCAGAGATATTTGCTAGAGGTTTACAACCCCATTTATGTACTTATAATGCTCTCATTGGAGGGTTGTTTTTGAAAGGTATGTGGAAACATGCTCGAGACGTTTTTGATGAAATGGTAGAGAGGGGAACAACTCCTGATCTATCAACATTTAGAATTCTTTTAGCGGGGTATTGTAAAGCTAGGAAATTTGATGAAGTGAAAAGGACAATTTGTGGGATGGAGAAATGTGGTATAGTGGATAATATATCATTAGAAGGGAAACTGTCTAAAGCTTTTTCGGTTTTGGGTTTTGATCCTTTAGCTGTGAGTCTAAAGAGGGATAGTGGTGTGGGACTCTCTAAAACCGAGTTCTTTGACAATCTTGGCAATGGACTTTACTTAGATACTGACATTGATGAGTATGATAGGAGAGTTACAGGGATTCTAGAAGATGGTCTAGTGCTTGATTTGAACTCACTTGTAGAAAAGGATTGTAATCATGGAAACCTGAAAGGTGCACTAGCTTTAGCAGATGAAATGGCTCATTGGGGACAAGAATTGTCTTTGTCTGTGTTCTCTGTCTTATTGAAAAGGTTGTGCTTGTCACGATATCATATTAAGGTCTAtacaaatattttagagaaaaatcTGAAGATGGTTAATTTGCTTGACCAAGAAACTCGAAATTTACTTGTACAAGTTTACTACTGCAAGAGAGGATGGAGATTCAACGGGAAGATAGTTTGGGACAGCATGCTGCACGGGCATTTAAAACTCCATAACGAGACATACACTGCTATAATAACAGGTGTTTGTAAAATGGGAAATGTTAGGGATCTTCATGGTTGGTGGGATATTGCTCGAGAAGAGAGGTGGGTGCCAAGGCTTGAGGAATGTAAATCCCTTTTGGAATGCCTATGTAGTAAGGGAATGCTGAATGAAGCGCTGGAGCTGTTCGAGAACATGATGGTGTCTTTTCCTCACATGAGGTTAGACGTTTGTCATCTGTTTATTGAAAAGCTCAGTTTTGCAAGGTTGACTAGAGTGGTACATATATTGATAGAAGAGCTTAATAAAAGGGGTTGTGTAATGGATCATCTAGCTTACAGTCATCTTATAAGAGGAGTGTGTAAGGAGGGAAAAGTTTCCGAAGCTTTAGAAATATTGGAGTGTATGCTGGCTAAAAATTTGGCCCCGTGTTTGGATGTTGCTGTTATATTAATTCCCGAGCTGTGCAAGGCTAGTAGACACATGAAAGCTATTGCGTTAAAAGAGGTTATGTCGAGCAAGGATTCATCATCTTTGCTGTTTTTGAATAATGCATTAATACAAGGGTTATGCATGACATGTAAGGTTGAAGAAGCAGCCAGTGTATTCCGAGAGATGGGATTGAAAGGGATACCTTCAGATGCTGAAACTTACAATATTATGGTTCAAGGCCATTGCAAAGTCAAAAACTTTAGGAAAATTGAGGAGCTTCTTGGTGTCATTATTAGAAAAAGATTTGATCTTTCAGCCACAACTTACCGAAATTTGGTGCGCTTAATGTGTATGGAGGGCGAGGTCTCTTGTGCACTAAAGCTGAAGGAACTTATGCTTGGACAAAGCAAGACACCTTACCTTGTTATTTACAACATTCTGATTTTTTCTCTGTTCTTTTCGGGGAACAGTTTGTTTGTAAATGAAGTTGTGGATGATTTGCAAAAGAAGACACTGCAGCTCGATGAAGTCTCTTACAATTTTCTTGTGTATGGATTTTATCAGTGTAAAGACTTGGCTAATGCTTCTCAGTATTTATGCACTATGTTGTCCAAGGAAATCAAACCGAACAATCGCAGCTTGAGGGCAGCTATAACGGCCCTATGTAATGGCGGAGAGCTTGTGAAAGCATTAGAGTTGAGTCGGGAGATGGAAGTAAGGGGCTGGCTTCATGATTCCATCATTCAAAATGCAATTGTGGAGGGCCTTCTTTCTCATGGTATGGTTAAAGAAGCAGAAACTTTTCTCGACAGACTTATGGAGAAATGTCTGATTCCCGATGGCATCAATTACGACAACCTTATCAAATGTTTTTGCTCATATGGAAGACTAAGCAAGGCAATTAACCTTCTAAACATAATGTTAAAGAAAAGCAGCAATCTTCCAAGTTCCACCAGTTATGATTCTGTAATTAGCTCTTGTTGCTCGAGTAACTTCCTTAATAAAGCTCTGGATTTTCACGCTGAGATGCTCGATAAGGGTCTTAACCCGAGTATCAACACTCAGAACATAATTGTCCATCACCTTTGCGAAGATGGACGAACTTTGGAAGCAGAAGGGATTTTGATTTCTATGGCTCATGCCAACGAAACACCAACTAGGGAGATGTTCTCGTCTGTAATCAATAGGTATCGCTTCGAAAACAATCACAGGAAGGTGTCTGAGCTCGTTCGGGTGATGCAACACAGCGGTTATGAACCAGATTTCAAGACACATTGGTCTCTCATAACCAATCTAAGAAATTCATTTGacaaaaacacaaacaaaagcAGCCAAGGCTTCCTTTCAAGACTCCTTTCTGAAAGTGGATTCACTAGGAAAAACTGA
- the LOC115699999 gene encoding polypyrimidine tract-binding protein homolog 1 isoform X2: protein MLFTCLELLSCSSYPFLRSRIYVQVFSAFGFVHKIATFEKAAGFQALIQFSDAETASSARNALDGRSIPRYLLPEHVGSCHLRISYSAHTDLNIKFQSHRSRDYTNPYLPVNPTAIEGISQPAVGPDGKKKEPESNVLLASIENMQYAVTVDVINTVFSAFGTVQKIAIFEKNGQTQALVQYPDISTAAVAREALEGHCIYDGGYCKLHLSYSRHTDLNVKAYSDKSRDYTIPEASLLAAQQAPGAPAAPPQWQNPQYPGNEYGSAVQGHMPPGQGPWDPSMQAGRSTYVSAPGTFPGQNFATSSVPSYAAAGVPSGSSPHASTRPSMPGAPPNMRHDGASPPGVRPGGVSPSGQPTYYGQ, encoded by the exons ATGTTATTCACTTG TTTGGAATTATTATCATGTTCGTCATACCCCTTTCTAAGGTCACGCATTTATGTACAG GTGTTCTCTGCTTTTGGATTTGTGCACAAGATTGCCACTTTTGAAAAGGCTGCAGGTTTTCAG GCATTGATTCAGTTCAGTGATGCGGAGACTGCATCTTCCGCAAGGAATGCGTTGGATGGAAGGAGCATACCGAG GTATCTCCTTCCTGAGCATGTTGGTTCATGCCACTTACGCATTTCATATTCCGCCCACACTGatctaaatataaaatttcagtCTCATCGTAGCAG GGATTATACGAATCCGTACCTTCCTGTGAATCCTACTGCTATTGAGGGTATTTCTCAG CCTGCTGTTGGTCCTGACGGAAAAAAGAAAGAGCCAGAGAGTAATGTGCTTCTTGCTTCAATAGAGAACATGCAGTATGCTGTTACTGTTGATGTTATTAACACA GTGTTTTCTGCATTTGGTACAGTCCAGAAAATTGCAATATTCGAAAAGAATGGTCAAACACAGGCATTGGTCCAGTACCCTG ATATCAGTACCGCAGCAGTTGCCAGAGAAGCTTTAGAAGGACATTGCATTTATGATGGTGGCTATTGTAAGCTTCATCTATCATACTCTCGTCATACTGATCTCAATGTAAAG GCTTACAGTGACAAGAGTAGAGATTATACTATTCCGGAAGCTAGTCTACTTGCCGCACAACAAGCTCCTGGTGCCCCTGCCGCACCACCCCAGTGGCAGAATCCTCAGTACCCTGGTAACGAATATGGTAGTGCTGTACAAGGTCACATGCCTCCGGGTCAAGGACCATGGGATCCATCTATGCAGGCTGGAAGATCAACTTATGTCTCTGCTCCTGGAACTTTTCCTGGCCAAAATTTTGCAACATCCTCGGTTCCCTCTTATGCAGCAGCAGGAGTGCCTTCCGGTTCATCTCCTCATGCCTCTACAAGACCGTCTATGCCTGGAGCTCCACCGAACATGCGACATGATGGTGCCTCACCTCCTGGGGTGAGACCCGGAGGTGTTTCACCTTCTGGTCAACCTACTTACTATGGCCAATAG
- the LOC115699999 gene encoding polypyrimidine tract-binding protein homolog 1 isoform X3, whose amino-acid sequence MSTSGTPQFRYTQTPSKVLHLRNLPWECTEEELIELCKPFGKIVNTKCNVGANRNQAFVEFSDLNQAISMVSYYASSSEPAQVRGKTVYIQYSNRHEIVNNKSPGDVPGNVLLVTIEGVEAGDVSIDVIHLVFSAFGFVHKIATFEKAAGFQALIQFSDAETASSARNALDGRSIPRYLLPEHVGSCHLRISYSAHTDLNIKFQSHRSRDYTNPYLPVNPTAIEGISQPAVGPDGKKKEPESNVLLASIENMQYAVTVDVINTVFSAFGTVQKIAIFEKNGQTQALVQYPDISTAAVAREALEGHCIYDGGYCLQ is encoded by the exons ATGTCAACCTCCGGTACGCCCCAGTTCAGATACACCCAAACCCCGTCCAAAGTCCTCCATCTCCGAAATCTTCCATGGGAGTGTACCGAAGAGGAACTCATCGAGCTCTGCAAGCCTTTTGGTAAGATTGTTAATACCAAGTGCAATGTCGGCGCCAATCGCAACCAGGCTTTCGTTGAATTT TCAGACTTAAATCAGGCCATTTCCATGGTTTCTTATTATGCTTCATCTTCGGAGCCTGCACAAGTTCGAGGTAAAACTGTATATATCCAGTACTCTAATAGGCATGAAATTGTCAACAACAAGAGTCCTGGAGATGTTCCCGGAAATGTTCTGTTGGTAACCATTGAAGGTGTAGAAGCCGGCGATGTGAGCATTGATGTTATTCACTTG GTGTTCTCTGCTTTTGGATTTGTGCACAAGATTGCCACTTTTGAAAAGGCTGCAGGTTTTCAG GCATTGATTCAGTTCAGTGATGCGGAGACTGCATCTTCCGCAAGGAATGCGTTGGATGGAAGGAGCATACCGAG GTATCTCCTTCCTGAGCATGTTGGTTCATGCCACTTACGCATTTCATATTCCGCCCACACTGatctaaatataaaatttcagtCTCATCGTAGCAG GGATTATACGAATCCGTACCTTCCTGTGAATCCTACTGCTATTGAGGGTATTTCTCAG CCTGCTGTTGGTCCTGACGGAAAAAAGAAAGAGCCAGAGAGTAATGTGCTTCTTGCTTCAATAGAGAACATGCAGTATGCTGTTACTGTTGATGTTATTAACACA GTGTTTTCTGCATTTGGTACAGTCCAGAAAATTGCAATATTCGAAAAGAATGGTCAAACACAGGCATTGGTCCAGTACCCTG ATATCAGTACCGCAGCAGTTGCCAGAGAAGCTTTAGAAGGACATTGCATTTATGATGGTGGCTATT GCTTACAGTGA
- the LOC115701379 gene encoding casparian strip membrane protein 5, with protein sequence MMMSKENVVELGYEEGKSSSNSKSFSRRGISMLDFVLRLIGIVGTMASAIAMATTDETLPFATRFVRFKANYDDLPTFTLFVVVNGVVGGYLVVSLSLSILHIVRSTPQKSRILLIIFDTVMLGFLTAGASASAAIVYLAHQGNTTANWFAICQQFNSFCGRISGSLIGSFVGVAVFILIILLSAVALARS encoded by the exons ATGATGATGAGCAAAGAAAATGTTGTGGAACTTGGTTATGAAGAAGGGAAGAGTAGTAGTAATAGTAAGTCATTTTCAAGAAGAGGAATATCAATGTTGGACTTTGTTCTAAGGCTTATTGGAATTGTTGGTACCATGGCAAGTGCAATTGCCATGGCAACAACCGATGAAACTCTTCCTTTCGCTACTCGTTTCGTTCGCTTTAAGGCTAATTACGACGACCTTCCAACTTTTAC GTTGTTCGTTGTTGTGAATGGCGTTGTGGGTGGCTATCTGGTTGTTTCTCTATCTCTTTCTATCCTACACATAGTACGAAGCACCCCACAAAAGAGTAGAATACTTTTGATCATCTTCGACACG GTAATGCTTGGTTTTTTAACTGCGGGAGCATCAGCATCCGCAGCTATAGTCTATTTAGCACACCAAGGAAACACCACGGCGAACTGGTTTGCGATATGCCAACAATTCAACTCCTTCTGCGGGCGCATCTCCGGTTCTCTCATCGGATCTTTTGTTGGCGTTGCTGTTTTCATACTCATAATTTTGCTCTCCGCCGTGGCTCTTGCGCGCAGCTAG
- the LOC115700717 gene encoding uncharacterized protein PAM68-like, with protein sequence MKSLLSTSPTSSLYFPPNSSSSSSPWKPKNPTKLFLPIMASKSPNQNRGAQRTGLANPKGFSSTPVPSAKETPATQNVEPEEEIPQVVFNRMIVRILVSVGVPMATGLGLLKIFEIGKEQGFLIVPVWVALLTTFLTFGVSSFGIAYGALSTSWDAESKGSLLGFEEAQKNWVDMWREEDESTQ encoded by the coding sequence ATGAAATCTTTACTTTCAACCTCACCAACCTCCTCTCTTTACTTCCCACCaaactcttcttcttcttcttcaccatGGAAACCCAAGAACCCAACAAAGCTCTTCCTCCCAATAATGGCCTCAAAAAGCCCAAACCAAAACAGGGGAGCTCAAAGAACAGGTTTAGCCAATCCCAAAGGCTTTTCCAGTACACCGGTGCCATCTGCGAAAGAAACTCCGGCAACCCAAAATGTGGAACCGGAGGAGGAAATCCCACAAGTTGTTTTCAACAGAATGATTGTAAGGATTTTGGTGTCGGTGGGGGTTCCGATGGCGACCGGTTTGGGTTTGTTGAAGATTTTTGAAATAGGGAAGGAGCAGGGGTTTCTGATTGTACCGGTTTGGGTAGCGTTGTTGACTACATTTTTGACTTTTGGGGTTTCTTCTTTTGGGATTGCTTATGGAGCTTTGTCTACCAGTTGGGATGCAGAGAGTAAAGGCTCTCTGCTTGGCTTTGAAGAAGCGCAGAAGAATTGGGTCGATATGTGGAGGGAAGAAGATGAGAGCACTCAATGA
- the LOC115699999 gene encoding polypyrimidine tract-binding protein homolog 1 isoform X1, which translates to MSTSGTPQFRYTQTPSKVLHLRNLPWECTEEELIELCKPFGKIVNTKCNVGANRNQAFVEFSDLNQAISMVSYYASSSEPAQVRGKTVYIQYSNRHEIVNNKSPGDVPGNVLLVTIEGVEAGDVSIDVIHLVFSAFGFVHKIATFEKAAGFQALIQFSDAETASSARNALDGRSIPRYLLPEHVGSCHLRISYSAHTDLNIKFQSHRSRDYTNPYLPVNPTAIEGISQPAVGPDGKKKEPESNVLLASIENMQYAVTVDVINTVFSAFGTVQKIAIFEKNGQTQALVQYPDISTAAVAREALEGHCIYDGGYCKLHLSYSRHTDLNVKAYSDKSRDYTIPEASLLAAQQAPGAPAAPPQWQNPQYPGNEYGSAVQGHMPPGQGPWDPSMQAGRSTYVSAPGTFPGQNFATSSVPSYAAAGVPSGSSPHASTRPSMPGAPPNMRHDGASPPGVRPGGVSPSGQPTYYGQ; encoded by the exons ATGTCAACCTCCGGTACGCCCCAGTTCAGATACACCCAAACCCCGTCCAAAGTCCTCCATCTCCGAAATCTTCCATGGGAGTGTACCGAAGAGGAACTCATCGAGCTCTGCAAGCCTTTTGGTAAGATTGTTAATACCAAGTGCAATGTCGGCGCCAATCGCAACCAGGCTTTCGTTGAATTT TCAGACTTAAATCAGGCCATTTCCATGGTTTCTTATTATGCTTCATCTTCGGAGCCTGCACAAGTTCGAGGTAAAACTGTATATATCCAGTACTCTAATAGGCATGAAATTGTCAACAACAAGAGTCCTGGAGATGTTCCCGGAAATGTTCTGTTGGTAACCATTGAAGGTGTAGAAGCCGGCGATGTGAGCATTGATGTTATTCACTTG GTGTTCTCTGCTTTTGGATTTGTGCACAAGATTGCCACTTTTGAAAAGGCTGCAGGTTTTCAG GCATTGATTCAGTTCAGTGATGCGGAGACTGCATCTTCCGCAAGGAATGCGTTGGATGGAAGGAGCATACCGAG GTATCTCCTTCCTGAGCATGTTGGTTCATGCCACTTACGCATTTCATATTCCGCCCACACTGatctaaatataaaatttcagtCTCATCGTAGCAG GGATTATACGAATCCGTACCTTCCTGTGAATCCTACTGCTATTGAGGGTATTTCTCAG CCTGCTGTTGGTCCTGACGGAAAAAAGAAAGAGCCAGAGAGTAATGTGCTTCTTGCTTCAATAGAGAACATGCAGTATGCTGTTACTGTTGATGTTATTAACACA GTGTTTTCTGCATTTGGTACAGTCCAGAAAATTGCAATATTCGAAAAGAATGGTCAAACACAGGCATTGGTCCAGTACCCTG ATATCAGTACCGCAGCAGTTGCCAGAGAAGCTTTAGAAGGACATTGCATTTATGATGGTGGCTATTGTAAGCTTCATCTATCATACTCTCGTCATACTGATCTCAATGTAAAG GCTTACAGTGACAAGAGTAGAGATTATACTATTCCGGAAGCTAGTCTACTTGCCGCACAACAAGCTCCTGGTGCCCCTGCCGCACCACCCCAGTGGCAGAATCCTCAGTACCCTGGTAACGAATATGGTAGTGCTGTACAAGGTCACATGCCTCCGGGTCAAGGACCATGGGATCCATCTATGCAGGCTGGAAGATCAACTTATGTCTCTGCTCCTGGAACTTTTCCTGGCCAAAATTTTGCAACATCCTCGGTTCCCTCTTATGCAGCAGCAGGAGTGCCTTCCGGTTCATCTCCTCATGCCTCTACAAGACCGTCTATGCCTGGAGCTCCACCGAACATGCGACATGATGGTGCCTCACCTCCTGGGGTGAGACCCGGAGGTGTTTCACCTTCTGGTCAACCTACTTACTATGGCCAATAG